A stretch of the Perognathus longimembris pacificus isolate PPM17 unplaced genomic scaffold, ASM2315922v1 HiC_scaffold_5505, whole genome shotgun sequence genome encodes the following:
- the LOC125345325 gene encoding crooked neck-like protein 1, protein MAASSSATAGKQRIPQAAKVKNKAAAPVQITAEQLLREAKERELELRPPPPAQRIADQEELSDYKLRRRKTFEDNLRKNRTVLRNWIKYARWEESLKEIQRARSIYERALDVDYGNIPLWLSYAEMEMKNRQVNHARNVWERAVTTLPRVSQFWYKYTAMEEMLGNIAGARQVFERWMEWQPEEQAWHAYINLELRYREVERARTIYQRFVLVHPHVKNWIKYARSEEKQAAFAHARQVYERAVEFFGEEHMDERLFVAFAKFEENQKEVERARVIYKYALDRIPKHRAQELLKNYTIFEKKFGDRPGIEALIESKCRAKYEAEVRANPLNFDAWFDYLRLLESHAEAETVREVYERAVANVPPSEEKRHWKRYIYLWVRYALYEELEAKDPDRTRQVYQASLQLIPHRKFTFAKMWLYYAKFEIRQKNVPFARRVLGTSLGKCPKNKLFKGYIELELQLREFDRCRKLYEKWLEFAPENCASWIQFAEVETLLGDLERARAIYELAISQPRLDMPEVLWKSYIDFEMEQEETERPRNLYRRLLQRTQHVKVWISWARFELSTGEEGSVARCRQIYEEANQTMRNCEDKEDRLLLLESWRSFEDEFGTVSEKDRVNKLMPKKAKKRRKVQTDYGSEAAWEEYYDYIFPEDAAANLANLKLLAMAKHWKKQQQEKGGCRATCS, encoded by the coding sequence ATGGCGGCCTCCTCCTCCGCCACAGCCGGGAAACAGAGGATTCCTCAAGCAGCCAAGGTCAAAAACAAAGCTGCAGCTCCCGTTCAGATCACTGCCGAGCAACTGCTCCGAGAAGCCAAAGAACGAGAGCTCGAACTTCGGCCGCCTCCGCCTGCACAGAGGATCGCGGACCAGGAAGAACTCAGTGACTACAAGCTGAGGAGAAGGAAGACTTTCGAAGACAACCTCAGGAAAAACAGGACTGTGCTGAGGAACTGGATCAAATACGCCAGGTGGGAAGAAAGTCTAAAGGAGATCCAAAGGGCTCGGTCCATCTACGAGCGTGCTTTAGATGTGGACTATGGCAACATCCCCCTCTGGCTGAGCTAcgcagaaatggaaatgaagaatCGCCAGGTCAACCATGCCCGGAATGTGTGGGAGCGGGCCGTCACCACGCTGCCGCGAGTCAGCCAGTTCTGGTACAAGTACACGGCCATGGAGGAGATGCTGGGGAACATTGCCGGTGCCCGGCAGGTGTTTGAGCGCTGGATGGAATGGCAGCCCGAGGAGCAAGCCTGGCACGCCTACATTAACTTGGAGCTGAGATACAGAGAGGTGGAGCGGGCACGCACCATTTATCAACGATTTGTTCTTGTGCACCCGCACGTGAAGAACTGGATCAAATATGCCCGCTCCGAAGAGAAGCAGGCTGCCTTTGCCCATGCCCGCCAAGTGTATGAGAGAGCTGTGGAGTTCTTCGGAGAAGAACACATGGATGAACGCCTTTTCGTTGCGTTTGCCAAGTTTGAGGAAAACCAGAAAGAAGTGGAGAGGGCCCGAGTCATCTACAAGTATGCCTTGGACAGAATTCCCAAACACCGGGCCCAGGAGCTCTTGAAAAACTACACCATCTTTGAGAAGAAGTTTGGTGACAGGCCGGGTATTGAAGCTCTCATCGAGAGCAAATGCAGGGCCAAGTATGAAGCAGAAGTGAGGGCTAATCCGCTCAATTTCGATGCCTGGTTTGATTACTTGCGCCTGCTGGAAAGCCACGCAGAAGCGGAAACAGTGCGAGAGGTTTATGAGAGAGCCGTGGCCAACGTCCCCCCCAGTGAGGAGAAGAGGCACTGGAAGCGCTACATCTACCTCTGGGTCCGCTATGCGCTCTATGAAGAACTGGAGGCAAAGGATCCCGACAGGACCAGACAGGTGTATCAGGCCTCTTTGCAATTAATTCCTCACCGCAAGTTCACATTTGCCAAAATGTGGCTCTATTACGCAAAATTTGAAATACGACAGAAAAATGTACCATTTGCCAGGAGAGTTTTGGGGACTTCCCTGGGCAAATGTCCAAAGAACAAGTTGTTCAAAGGCTACATAGAGCTGGAACTGCAGCTGCGAGAATTCGACAGATGCCGGAAGCTTTACGAGAAGTGGCTGGAATTTGCACCTGAGAATTGTGCCTCGTGGATTCAGTTTGCGGAAGTAGAGACACTCCTTGGGGATCTGGAGAGAGCCCGGGCGATTTATGAGTTAGCCATCAGCCAGCCACGCTTAGACATGCCAGAGGTGCTTTGGAAATCGTACATCGACTTTGAAATGGAGCAGGAAGAAACGGAGAGACCACGAAACCTTTACCGACGCTTGCTCCAGCGCACGCAACACGTCAAAGTATGGATCAGCTGGGCTCGCTTTGAGTTGTCTacaggagaagaaggaagtgtgGCTAGATGCAGACAGATCTATGAGGAGGCTAACCAAACCATGAGGAACTGTGAAGACAAGGAAgacaggctgctgctgctggaatcTTGGAGGAGCTTCGAAGATGAATTTGGGACAGTATCAGAGAAGGACCGAGTAAACAAACTCATGCCaaagaaagccaagaagagaagaaaggtccAGACTGACTATGGGTctgaggcagcctgggaagaataCTATGACTATATCTTCCCAGAAGACGCAGCCGCCAACCTAGCTAACCTCAAGCTCCTGGCCATGGCCAAACATTGGAAGAAACAACAACAGGAGAAAGGAGGCTGCCGAGCAACGTGCTCATGA